atttttaatctgaattattattttaaacactaaatgtttttttaattaaagtttaatttgtgttgCTGCAGGATCCTTTGCCAACACACTTCCTGTctaccagaggtcagaggtcatgctGTTCATCATGGGGAAAATTCCGGTCCCCGGCATCTACCCGGCTCTGGGATCTCCGAACACCGGGTAGCTTTCCCCCTCCCTGTCCCATCTAGTCGTTACCATGACGACCAGTAACAGAGCCCGTGTTTCAGGTTTGAAGGCAGCAGGATGATCCAGGTGATGCTGCTGAAGTCTCTGCTGCAGGTGGGGAgccatgtttaaataaataaatgttatttattcatttttaatatatttatttagtttactaAACAAGCAAGTGATAGCACTACAATGACAAATCaataatgtataaataaacaaatgtggtTCCTCTTCAGGTTTCGGAGCGCTACGACAGCAGCAACCTGCTGACCGCGCTGCCCTCCTCCTTCCTGGAGCCGCTGCTGTCCTTCACCCTGATGGACGACCCGGAGATCCGCCTGCTGGTTCTGTCCATCCTCACCTCGCTCATCGACCGCCGTCACAACGCAGCCAGGATCACCGCGGTCAGGTCAGGACCGGCATGCCGAACACCGCTATCTAGTGGCAGACTCATCAAACCAGCTTGAATCGGCCAATGAGGCGGCAGAATTGAACTTGCTGttgattggttggttgtttgTGGACAGTGTGACGTTTGACGTGTCGGTTCTGGAGCAGAAGGAGGACAGATGCTCCCGGCAGGACAACCTGTTCATCAGGAAGGTGAGGATGATGatcacagctgctgctctgtgttCATGTTCGGCAGACATTTAGAATCcagatgatttttattgttattgttcagaAGCTCAACAAAATTCATCACATTACGAAGAAAAGAAGATAATAAAGAGATAAAAACGAGGAAGAGAAGCCGGGGGCTGCAGCTGTTGAAGGTATCTTTCTGAGATGTGTGTTTCTGCTGTGCAGCACGCCCAGCGGCTCTACAGACACGTCTTCCTGGCCTGTAAGGAGGAGTCCAACGGGCCGAGCCACTACCAGGCGCTCTTCATCTTACTGGTTGTCCTCAGTGTGGAACTGGTCAGTGAGGAGGTTCTGGTGGACCTGATCCGACTCATCCTGGCTCTGCAGGTGAGCTCACATCACCTGGCGGGTCTCCATGTTGCTGTCCTCCTCTCTCATGGACTcctctgtgattggctgctcaGGAAATGGGCGTGTCCAATCAGGAGAGTCTGTCTGTTTGGAACCGCTGCAGTCTTCACGCCGTCTGCGCCGCCGCCCTCCATGTTCTGTCGCAGACCGgcccgccgccgccgcctctCCATCAGCACGTCACTCAGGTGATCAGAGCGTAGAAATAAGGAGTGAAGGTGTGTTCAGCGTGTCTACTCTAGTTTTATATTTCTGCAGGTCATAGAGAGTCGACAGAAGGGGGCGCCACACCTGCTGCCTGAAAGCGTCCTGTGTGACCAACCCAGGTACCAAAACAAGCCGGTCAGACGACGTCCGGTTGGATTGGAAGAagtattgattgattgatttggtTTGTCAGGATCCCAAACGGGGATCTGAAGGTGGACAAAGATCTCCTGTTTGTCCAGTCCAAGGTCTGCGAGGCGCTGACAGGAAGCAGCTACAGCACGCAGTGTGAACGCCTCAACACGCCTTACACTCCTCAGCTGACCGGTAAACACTCCTCACCTGTAAACAAGTTTGTTTCAGGATTTTCTTAGACAGGAAATGTTTAGTGTGAAGTGTTTAGTTCTCTGACTTTAGTTTTGTTCCAGATGAAGACCGTCTGTCCAGGAAGATGAGTATCGCAGACACCATCTCCCTCCAGATCGCCATAGACCAGGAGGCCAGCGCTGATCCTcaggtttgtttctgtctgtaacTTCATCTGTTCATCTGAACGTTGAtttaagtttcactttctgctcCACAGAAACCTCAGACTGAGCAGATCACCTTTGAGATGCTGAAGAACGCCATTGGTAAACCGCTGCCTTTTACCTGCATGtggatttaatttgtttctctgtttatttgagacgttgtttttcttttagaggaTAGTGGAggtgtggaggaggaggagaggaggaagaggatggagGTGGTGGAGAGGTTTCAGACGGCTCCTTTTGAGGAAATAGCAGCTCTCTGTGGATCCAGGGTGAGACACTTGGGCTGCATTCACACCGGCACCAGTCAGTTCACTTTAATCCTACTCCAGTTAGATTAATCTGAATTATTATTCAGATTAATAACCGAACCGTTGGCTTggtgtgaatgctaatcaaACTGGTCCGCCTACAGacctcagtctgggtttggtggaagtgaaaatgttcagttaaAATGTATATGTGAACATCgagcggaccagagaccgctccacaAGCAGTAAATGGACTACAgcgcagtgcattctgggtaaatacaaccaaaacaaacagctagcttagcgctagcaggagaaatgactcgtgatctttagccaaagacaaataaccactaaaatctgacgcctccattttggtttccatttcataaagaaggaagttgccctcagtgtcttcagaggtttttgtttcgtttccttcagtggttcttcaTGCAGCGCCCCTAGTGGCTAGGAGGGGAACAGGTGTTCAACTAGTTTAGATTGTTTGACtgaaagcagagagaaagaaaactacagcagcagaaaatgtaacaagctggtccccaatcaaaccgaaCAATTTatcttaaaactgtttttggttttggtcAGATTAGAAACTTTGTctgtttaatgaaaacatgtcaaactGTCTGACTGACAGACGGTATCGTCTTTCCCCTTAGACGTCGCTGCTTCAGTCCAAACTGGACCGGGTCTTTGACCTGATCGTCCGTCCTCCTCCGTCTCCGTCAGGACAGCCGTCTCAGCGGTCCACGCCCGTCTATGAGATGAAGTTTCCTGATCTGTGTGTGTATTAGAGGCCCAGCTGGATAATAATGAAGCATTTTATGTAGCGGTAAAAAAACGGATCATAAACATGTTTCATCTACAAGTAATAAGTTTTTTCAGTGACTGTTTGGTTacttttaaatgacaaaaactttctttgttaatttattaaaacaataaggTCTGATTAAAAATTCTCATATAGTTTATTAAGACCATGAATTcacagtaaaaacatgtttgatgttttcacCGTCTCTTCcttgccattttttaaaattaaaactttttcctgaccttgttatctagttattgtgttgacaattagtagcaaagcactgcgtcTCTGTTTCTTATAAATACATCTAAACCTTCCAGAACCAAAGCAGTGATTTCTGTAAggatttaagataaaaacaaaccctgATCATTAAAACACATCTGGATTATctgcttttgttaaaaacatgaacatcaTCATCTGACTACTTGAAGGACGAACAGCTGATAACCAAAACTTAAAGACGTTGAACTTTATGAAACTGAAACTTTACAAAGAATTAGCGTTTCATGATTTAtctgatcaaattaatttaGGAAAAGCAAAGTGCGGCAAGTGTTTTGAAAGTTTATTAGTAAAATTGTGACACCAACTTACTCTGATGGGCAGATTTTGACTTGAACAGAGTTGAAACGTCTGGACTCATGACGGAGACGGctgaggaaacaggaagtcagaaaTGTCAACAGAAGCAGATTcttggaaatctgttttttttttcattgaatattttcttcaaagtcaaatattttattttagaaatgtgactaaaaacagaaaaggtcaaaCTGAAGTAAAATAGAAATGGATGCGTTAAGGAAAACTCTGTTTCCTTCATCCATGAACTTTGTTGGCTTTTTGGTAAAATTAtgttcattaaataaaattatagaaCTGTGTGTAAAAGGTGATGAACTTTATCTTTACGGAAACTTCAGGTAAGTAATTTTCCTAACATGTAAACTCTTCTTGTTCTCCTTGTTGgttattttctc
This genomic window from Xiphophorus couchianus chromosome 24, X_couchianus-1.0, whole genome shotgun sequence contains:
- the LOC114140530 gene encoding protein EFR3 homolog B-like isoform X2 translates to MPGSLPRVVTVPALLSSLPRGANPPSLPSFPSISLPRVVAMPTVAEAPRRLLQDCCSVLDHQASGGVCGCCWALRPRYKRLVDNIFPEDPEDGLVKANMEKLTFFALSAPEKLDRIAAYLSERLTRELNRHRYGYVCIALEAMEQLLLACHCQSINLLVESFLGTLRLLLEADRPHLHILATSSFVKFANIEEDTPSYHRSYDFFVSRFSEMCHSDHEDPDTRIKIRVSGIRGLQGVIRKTVDDELQVNIWEPRHMEQIVPALLVNLEQGNSDSPAEQTEVCFRELLGRAAYGHINNAIRPVLMHLDSRSLWEGGGFAVRCFQIIMFSIQSQHSHLVIQQLLGHLDANSRSPASVRAGIVEVLSEAAVIEATGSVGPTVLEVFNTLLRQLRQSVDYQLTGYYDNAGKHKTTSFHEKTLQDAVIKTIGSFANTLPVYQRSEVMLFIMGKIPVPGIYPALGSPNTGFEGSRMIQVMLLKSLLQVSERYDSSNLLTALPSSFLEPLLSFTLMDDPEIRLLVLSILTSLIDRRHNAARITAVSVTFDVSVLEQKEDRCSRQDNLFIRKHAQRLYRHVFLACKEESNGPSHYQALFILLVVLSVELVSEEVLVDLIRLILALQEMGVSNQESLSVWNRCSLHAVCAAALHVLSQTGPPPPPLHQHVTQVIESRQKGAPHLLPESVLCDQPRIPNGDLKVDKDLLFVQSKVCEALTGSSYSTQCERLNTPYTPQLTDEDRLSRKMSIADTISLQIAIDQEASADPQKPQTEQITFEMLKNAIEDSGGVEEEERRKRMEVVERFQTAPFEEIAALCGSRTSLLQSKLDRVFDLIVRPPPSPSGQPSQRSTPVYEMKFPDLCVY